One stretch of Candidatus Bathyarchaeia archaeon DNA includes these proteins:
- a CDS encoding molybdopterin-dependent oxidoreductase encodes MNKASKIAIAALIVVIAVTVPVYFYMRQNAGVEGSILVRGAVDNPQNFTYSELKAFTTVTIQVTLSSSSHVADNGVFNYTGVPLSAVLQEAHISPNATSVYLQAADGYGATIPLQDANNPHTILAYEKDGSALTPLSEGGEGPIRLIIGNDEFAQRWVRGIAVIEAR; translated from the coding sequence ATGAATAAAGCAAGCAAAATCGCCATAGCAGCGTTAATTGTTGTGATTGCCGTCACAGTACCTGTATACTTCTACATGCGTCAAAACGCTGGAGTCGAAGGAAGCATCCTTGTCAGAGGTGCAGTGGACAACCCCCAAAACTTCACTTACAGCGAGTTAAAAGCGTTCACGACCGTCACCATACAGGTAACCTTAAGCTCCAGCTCCCACGTCGCAGACAACGGCGTGTTTAACTACACAGGCGTACCCCTCAGCGCCGTGCTGCAAGAAGCTCACATCTCCCCCAACGCCACCTCCGTTTACTTGCAGGCAGCCGACGGCTACGGCGCAACCATACCCCTCCAAGACGCAAACAACCCCCACACCATCTTGGCATACGAAAAAGACGGCTCAGCGTTAACGCCGCTTTCCGAAGGCGGCGAAGGACCCATACGGCTAATCATAGGCAACGACGAATTCGCGCAGCGGTGGGTCCGAGGCATCGCCGTGATTGAAGCACGCTAA
- a CDS encoding PhoU domain-containing protein gives MERKIMSLGKSSMVISLPKDWMEMNRLKKGDSVSYAIQRDRALIVYPSNQNKNEPQEITIDIGKDDDETLITQKILGAFLNGYSGIKLLSEKVFTVPQIKAVRNMTGRLYMRVMESDSKSVYIQSLTDESQASLDQAIQRMHLISRSMCEDAIRAVCDNDVTLAKSVFSLDDDVDQFAFFIIRILRNAAQDPVLANELHIDALDCMDHQMLVYRMEHAADYAADIARHIIMLDGYQLKIPDDVLELVVVAGVEVVELYGKAVGAFFTKDVPYAVDILKHKKIIDSIDVEIASRAFTGKQKNAELVCAICSIRDNIKRISHCAINIAEIAINRSYKIEP, from the coding sequence TTGGAACGCAAAATCATGTCTCTGGGCAAATCATCCATGGTCATCTCCTTGCCAAAAGACTGGATGGAAATGAACAGACTAAAGAAAGGTGACTCCGTTTCCTACGCCATCCAGCGCGACCGTGCCCTAATTGTTTACCCCAGCAACCAAAACAAAAACGAACCCCAAGAAATAACCATAGACATCGGCAAAGACGACGACGAAACTCTCATCACCCAAAAAATCTTAGGCGCCTTCCTGAACGGGTACTCAGGCATAAAACTCCTTTCCGAAAAAGTCTTCACCGTACCCCAAATAAAGGCAGTCCGCAACATGACCGGCAGGCTCTACATGCGCGTCATGGAATCTGACTCCAAAAGCGTCTACATCCAAAGCTTAACCGACGAATCCCAAGCCTCCCTAGACCAAGCGATTCAAAGGATGCACCTGATTTCACGTTCCATGTGCGAAGACGCCATCAGGGCAGTATGTGATAACGACGTGACTTTGGCGAAGTCAGTGTTTTCCCTCGACGATGATGTGGACCAGTTTGCCTTCTTTATCATCAGGATTCTGCGAAACGCCGCCCAAGACCCCGTTTTGGCAAACGAGCTGCACATTGACGCCTTGGATTGCATGGATCATCAGATGCTGGTTTACCGTATGGAACACGCTGCCGACTACGCAGCTGACATCGCCCGCCACATAATCATGCTCGACGGCTACCAACTCAAAATTCCAGACGATGTGCTGGAACTTGTTGTGGTGGCAGGTGTGGAAGTGGTTGAGTTGTACGGCAAAGCGGTGGGTGCCTTCTTCACAAAAGATGTCCCCTACGCCGTAGACATACTCAAACACAAAAAAATAATCGACAGCATAGACGTAGAAATCGCCTCCCGAGCCTTCACAGGAAAACAGAAAAACGCCGAGTTAGTTTGCGCCATCTGCTCCATACGAGACAACATCAAAAGAATCTCTCACTGCGCCATAAACATCGCAGAAATCGCCATCAACCGCTCCTACAAAATAGAACCCTAA
- a CDS encoding sulfide/dihydroorotate dehydrogenase-like FAD/NAD-binding protein, which yields MSKLQTQTTQIITKTHKILTKTQLAPQIKQITVTAPDIAQKAKAGQFVILRVHENSERIPLTLVTWDPDQGTITLIFQEVGFSTIELGKLEVGSEILNIAGPLGKPSEIKNYGKVAVVCGGVGTAAAYPIAKALKEVGNTVISIIGARNQELLVLENEMRQVSDEFYISTDDGSKGQKGYVSDVLKTLIDKNYGFDSVYAIGPPIMMKVTSDVTLPYKIKTIVSLNPIMVDGMGMCGACRVAVADQIRFACVDGPEFDAHQVNFKELMQRLKGYVDQEKSANQPHHGGQCTCHQH from the coding sequence ATGTCCAAACTCCAAACCCAAACCACCCAAATAATAACCAAAACCCACAAAATCCTCACCAAAACCCAACTCGCACCCCAAATCAAGCAAATAACCGTCACCGCCCCCGACATAGCCCAAAAAGCCAAAGCCGGACAATTCGTCATCCTCCGCGTACACGAAAACAGCGAACGCATCCCCCTCACCCTCGTCACATGGGACCCCGACCAAGGCACCATCACCCTCATTTTCCAAGAAGTCGGCTTCTCCACCATAGAGTTAGGCAAACTTGAAGTCGGCTCCGAAATCCTCAACATCGCAGGACCCCTTGGAAAACCCAGTGAAATCAAGAACTACGGCAAAGTCGCCGTGGTCTGTGGAGGCGTCGGCACAGCTGCAGCGTACCCCATCGCCAAAGCCCTCAAAGAAGTTGGCAACACGGTAATCTCCATCATTGGCGCCCGCAACCAAGAGTTGTTGGTTTTGGAAAACGAAATGCGTCAAGTCTCCGACGAGTTTTACATATCTACTGACGACGGCTCCAAAGGACAAAAAGGCTACGTCAGCGACGTTCTAAAAACCCTAATCGACAAAAACTACGGGTTTGACTCAGTCTACGCGATTGGGCCCCCTATCATGATGAAAGTCACCTCCGACGTAACCTTGCCCTACAAAATCAAAACCATCGTCAGTCTTAACCCCATCATGGTCGACGGGATGGGCATGTGCGGAGCTTGCCGCGTGGCGGTAGCAGACCAAATCCGCTTCGCCTGTGTAGACGGACCCGAATTCGACGCCCACCAAGTCAACTTCAAGGAGCTCATGCAGCGCCTCAAAGGCTACGTGGACCAAGAAAAATCCGCCAACCAACCACACCACGGAGGGCAATGCACTTGCCACCAGCACTAA
- a CDS encoding winged helix-turn-helix domain-containing protein: MRDLKYAIKLWMINEEGESVFGDGLAELLEEIDKTHSMLLSAQNLKMSYRYALHRITLAEKRLGQLLVNRTRGGAKGGGFSEITPYGKELITRYRKAQTELDLALKKIP, encoded by the coding sequence ATGCGCGATTTGAAGTACGCCATTAAGCTTTGGATGATTAACGAGGAAGGGGAATCAGTTTTCGGGGACGGACTGGCAGAGTTGCTCGAAGAAATCGACAAAACCCACTCCATGCTCCTGTCAGCCCAAAACCTAAAAATGTCCTACCGCTACGCCCTGCACAGAATCACGCTCGCCGAAAAACGCCTCGGACAACTTTTAGTGAACCGAACCCGCGGAGGCGCCAAAGGCGGCGGATTCTCAGAAATCACCCCCTACGGCAAAGAACTCATCACCCGATACCGCAAAGCACAGACAGAACTGGATTTGGCACTGAAAAAAATCCCCTAA
- the gltA gene encoding NADPH-dependent glutamate synthase — MQNRLQAVPMPSQEPKERIRNFTEVAQGYSEQDALAEASRCLTCPNPQCVKGCPVSVDIPAFIKFVKEQKYDQAISKIKEKNSLPAICGRVCPQELQCQKQCVLGKKGESVSIGRLERFVADYELKNSRAAPKLPASNGRKVAVVGAGPAGLTVAADLAKLGYKVVVYEALHVAGGVLVYGIPEFRLPKKIVQDEVNYIKSLGVELRTDALIGRLFTIEELFKQGFDAVFIGTGAGLPRFMGIPGENLGGIYSANEFLIRVNLMKSYKFPEFKTPIRIGKNVVVIGGGNVALDSARCALRLGAEHVCIAYRRSREEMPARLEEIAHAEEEGIVCKFLASPTRFLGDEKGNVKGMEFMTMALGEPDASGRRAAAPMPGSEAVMDVDTVIVAIGRTPNPIIQSTTAGLQTTSRGIIIADPKTGQTSLDGVYAGGDIATGEATVISAMGSGKTAAQSIHNYLQKKLQPSIADSGLDKIFNPQSVAIIGASDEKESVGHAIIQNFVKSGYEGKVYFVNMRKPEILGVKAFPSISQVPEAVDLAIIATPAKTVLNVLEQCGQAGVKGVIIVSAGFKETGSEGKALEEKLFQVAKQYGIRIIGPNCIGVIHPNAKLNATFIDKMPKPGNIAFISQSGALGSAILGRAIDKHIGFSKFVSVGSMLDVDFGDLINYFGADPQTKSILLYIEGITDARKFMSAASRITKTKPVIVVKAGKFSETAQAVASHTGSLSGENHIYDAAFKRAGVVRVEEIEDLFNVAEMLSSQPLPKGPNLAVITNAGGPGVMATDELIAQGGKIAQLNPETIKRLNMVLPPFWSHGNPIDVLGDAKASRYNAALGACLADENVDGVLVIFTQQIISQPFEIAQSIVKLVKHAESKPVFVSFMGDRMLQDAKTLLNANGIPTYPTPENAVKTYMNLYRCQRSINQTDEKPQANLQPEQAKESINGIFAKVASENREVLTEYEAKKVLKCYSFPVLETWVATTPEVAADLAGQIGFPVALKVLSPQITHKSDAGGVVLDLKSASEVKQAFEKILANAKAYNLDAKLLGVTVQPMAKTKGCELIIGGKTDPLFGPTILFGMGGVGVELYKDYAIGLPPLNRNLIRKMLEETKVYCLLKGYRNVPPSNLKLLEETLLLFSQLLADFPQIKEIDMNPLLLNEKELVILDARILIDKHFTSKNFKPFQHMAISPQLRDN; from the coding sequence ATGCAAAACCGTCTCCAAGCTGTTCCAATGCCCAGCCAAGAACCCAAAGAACGCATCCGCAACTTTACAGAAGTCGCTCAAGGCTACAGCGAACAAGACGCCTTAGCCGAAGCCAGCCGCTGCTTAACCTGCCCCAACCCCCAGTGTGTGAAAGGCTGCCCTGTAAGCGTTGACATACCTGCGTTCATCAAATTCGTCAAGGAACAGAAATACGACCAAGCCATCAGCAAAATAAAAGAGAAAAACAGCCTGCCCGCCATATGCGGCAGAGTCTGCCCCCAAGAGCTCCAATGCCAAAAGCAGTGCGTGCTGGGCAAGAAGGGCGAGTCCGTTTCGATTGGGCGACTGGAACGTTTCGTTGCAGACTATGAACTTAAAAATAGCCGTGCTGCCCCCAAATTGCCTGCGTCAAACGGCAGAAAGGTTGCTGTGGTTGGTGCAGGTCCCGCCGGCTTAACTGTTGCAGCGGACTTGGCTAAGCTGGGCTACAAGGTGGTGGTTTACGAGGCGCTTCACGTTGCAGGCGGCGTGCTGGTTTACGGCATCCCCGAATTCAGGTTACCCAAAAAGATTGTCCAAGACGAAGTCAACTACATCAAAAGCTTAGGCGTAGAACTACGCACCGACGCCCTCATCGGCAGACTCTTCACCATCGAAGAATTGTTCAAGCAGGGCTTTGACGCTGTCTTCATCGGCACAGGTGCAGGGCTTCCCCGATTTATGGGCATACCCGGCGAAAACCTTGGCGGCATCTACAGCGCCAACGAGTTCCTCATCCGCGTTAATTTGATGAAATCCTACAAGTTCCCCGAATTCAAAACCCCAATCCGCATAGGCAAAAACGTGGTCGTCATCGGCGGCGGAAACGTAGCTTTGGACTCCGCCCGATGTGCCCTGCGGCTTGGAGCCGAACACGTCTGCATTGCTTACCGCCGTTCCCGTGAAGAGATGCCTGCCCGACTGGAGGAAATTGCTCACGCTGAAGAAGAAGGTATCGTCTGCAAGTTCTTGGCTTCTCCGACGCGGTTTTTGGGTGACGAGAAGGGCAACGTGAAGGGCATGGAGTTTATGACTATGGCTCTTGGGGAACCTGATGCTTCAGGCAGACGAGCCGCAGCTCCCATGCCTGGCTCTGAAGCAGTCATGGATGTTGACACGGTGATTGTCGCCATAGGGCGAACGCCAAACCCCATTATCCAGAGCACGACCGCGGGTCTTCAAACCACCAGCAGAGGCATAATCATAGCAGACCCGAAAACTGGACAGACTAGTTTAGATGGGGTATACGCGGGGGGCGATATCGCAACTGGCGAAGCCACCGTTATCAGCGCCATGGGTTCAGGCAAAACCGCCGCTCAAAGCATCCACAACTACTTGCAAAAAAAGCTGCAGCCCAGCATTGCCGACTCAGGCTTGGACAAAATCTTTAACCCCCAAAGCGTTGCAATCATCGGAGCCAGTGACGAAAAAGAATCCGTAGGACACGCCATCATCCAAAACTTTGTCAAATCAGGCTACGAAGGCAAAGTTTACTTTGTTAACATGCGCAAACCCGAAATTTTGGGGGTTAAAGCTTTTCCCTCAATCAGCCAAGTTCCCGAAGCCGTTGACCTTGCCATCATCGCTACACCCGCCAAAACGGTTCTTAACGTTCTGGAACAGTGTGGACAGGCAGGCGTAAAAGGCGTCATCATCGTCTCCGCAGGCTTCAAAGAAACGGGCAGTGAAGGCAAAGCTTTAGAGGAGAAGCTGTTCCAAGTCGCAAAACAGTACGGCATCAGAATCATTGGACCCAACTGCATCGGCGTAATTCACCCAAACGCCAAACTCAACGCCACCTTCATTGACAAAATGCCCAAACCCGGCAACATCGCGTTCATTTCCCAAAGCGGCGCATTAGGCTCCGCCATTCTGGGCAGGGCAATTGACAAACACATCGGGTTCAGCAAATTCGTTTCAGTTGGCTCCATGCTTGATGTAGACTTTGGCGACCTCATCAACTACTTCGGCGCAGACCCCCAAACCAAAAGCATACTGCTCTACATCGAAGGCATAACCGACGCCCGCAAATTCATGAGCGCCGCCAGCCGCATAACCAAAACCAAACCCGTAATAGTTGTTAAAGCGGGGAAATTCAGCGAAACCGCCCAAGCCGTTGCTTCTCATACGGGCTCGCTTTCTGGCGAGAACCACATCTACGACGCCGCCTTCAAACGTGCGGGGGTGGTGCGTGTGGAGGAAATTGAGGACCTGTTTAATGTGGCGGAGATGCTGAGTTCGCAGCCGTTGCCTAAAGGACCCAACCTGGCGGTGATTACTAACGCTGGGGGTCCGGGTGTTATGGCTACGGATGAGTTGATTGCACAAGGCGGAAAAATCGCCCAGTTAAACCCAGAAACAATCAAGCGGCTGAACATGGTTTTGCCGCCTTTCTGGAGCCACGGAAACCCCATTGATGTTTTGGGGGACGCCAAAGCTTCAAGATACAACGCGGCTCTTGGCGCGTGTTTGGCTGACGAAAACGTTGACGGAGTGTTGGTGATTTTTACGCAGCAAATTATTTCACAACCTTTTGAAATTGCTCAGTCAATTGTTAAGTTAGTCAAACATGCCGAAAGCAAACCTGTTTTTGTTAGCTTTATGGGTGACCGAATGCTACAAGACGCCAAAACCTTGCTTAACGCAAATGGCATCCCCACGTATCCGACGCCTGAGAACGCCGTTAAAACCTACATGAACCTGTACCGTTGCCAACGCAGCATCAACCAAACCGACGAGAAACCCCAAGCCAACCTGCAGCCTGAACAAGCCAAAGAATCAATTAACGGCATTTTCGCCAAGGTTGCCAGCGAGAACCGGGAAGTTCTGACCGAGTATGAAGCCAAGAAGGTTTTGAAGTGCTACAGTTTTCCAGTTTTGGAAACTTGGGTTGCAACCACCCCCGAGGTTGCGGCGGATCTTGCTGGGCAGATTGGTTTTCCCGTTGCGTTGAAGGTTTTGTCTCCGCAAATCACCCATAAGTCAGATGCAGGCGGCGTTGTCTTAGACTTAAAGTCCGCTTCGGAGGTGAAGCAAGCCTTTGAAAAAATTCTGGCAAACGCCAAAGCATATAACCTCGACGCGAAGCTGCTGGGGGTTACTGTGCAGCCTATGGCCAAGACCAAAGGGTGTGAGCTTATCATAGGCGGAAAAACCGACCCCCTCTTTGGACCCACCATTCTTTTTGGCATGGGCGGGGTAGGCGTGGAACTCTACAAAGACTACGCCATTGGGCTTCCACCTTTAAACAGGAACCTGATTCGGAAAATGCTTGAAGAAACCAAAGTCTACTGCCTCTTGAAAGGTTACCGCAATGTGCCCCCGTCCAATCTGAAACTGCTTGAAGAGACATTGCTGCTTTTCTCCCAGTTGCTGGCAGATTTTCCGCAAATCAAAGAAATTGACATGAACCCGCTGCTGCTCAACGAGAAAGAACTGGTGATTCTTGACGCCCGAATCCTAATTGACAAACACTTCACCTCCAAAAACTTCAAACCCTTTCAGCACATGGCAATCAGCCCTCAACTCAGAGATAACTAA
- a CDS encoding ECF transporter S component yields MKIKTVNMRASAGKRATVDLVLMALFASLGLATKNVIHPLVATLAGPLYIPTGALAGGIYMMWPVMAYGFVRKTGAATVTSLTQAFISLLLPFGNFGLLSFVIYLAPGLAIDGFFLLSRHKACCAGCCLGAGAVANAVGTVLVGSLILVLPEYVLLFIALVAAISGGIGGLIANMLLVRTRKLGLRVNEG; encoded by the coding sequence ATGAAAATCAAAACCGTCAACATGCGTGCCAGTGCGGGCAAGAGGGCGACTGTGGACTTAGTTTTGATGGCGTTGTTTGCCAGTTTAGGTTTAGCCACCAAAAACGTCATTCACCCGTTGGTTGCTACTTTGGCGGGTCCGCTTTACATTCCGACGGGTGCGTTGGCGGGCGGCATCTACATGATGTGGCCAGTCATGGCGTATGGGTTTGTGCGCAAAACAGGCGCCGCCACCGTAACTTCTTTGACCCAAGCTTTCATTAGCTTGTTGCTGCCGTTTGGCAACTTTGGGCTCCTGTCCTTTGTGATTTATTTGGCGCCGGGTCTTGCCATCGACGGCTTTTTCCTGCTTTCGCGGCACAAGGCGTGCTGTGCGGGATGCTGTTTGGGGGCTGGGGCAGTGGCAAATGCTGTGGGAACGGTTTTGGTGGGCAGTTTGATTTTGGTTTTGCCTGAGTATGTGTTGCTGTTCATCGCGTTGGTTGCTGCGATAAGCGGCGGCATCGGCGGGCTCATTGCAAACATGCTGCTGGTTCGAACAAGAAAACTTGGGTTAAGAGTAAACGAAGGTTAA
- the mobB gene encoding molybdopterin-guanine dinucleotide biosynthesis protein B — MVLVIAAVGTSGSGKTTTLEYLISHLSAQGYKIGSIKHVHHRGFTMDKEGTNTWRYAQAGAKVIAAISPEEIAILKRTEAALNDLDQVIGLLEREQLDIIFIEGFHSLIAKRPDVPKLITAKDEDNLKRTLEGTAEPILAVTGVISQSKPQISWLKIPIIDLKTEGEKLLQLILQYTTAKSKKD; from the coding sequence ATGGTTTTAGTTATCGCTGCAGTGGGAACAAGCGGCTCGGGCAAAACAACCACACTTGAATATTTAATTTCTCATCTTTCTGCGCAAGGCTACAAAATCGGCTCCATAAAACACGTACACCACAGAGGCTTCACCATGGACAAAGAGGGCACCAACACCTGGAGGTATGCCCAAGCAGGAGCAAAAGTCATAGCCGCCATAAGCCCCGAAGAAATAGCCATATTGAAAAGAACTGAAGCTGCTCTAAACGACTTAGACCAAGTCATCGGGTTGCTTGAGCGGGAACAGTTGGACATTATTTTCATTGAGGGCTTTCACAGCCTAATCGCAAAGCGACCAGATGTTCCCAAGTTAATCACGGCTAAAGACGAGGATAACTTGAAGCGGACTCTTGAGGGCACTGCTGAGCCGATTCTTGCCGTCACAGGGGTAATTTCTCAGAGTAAACCGCAGATAAGCTGGCTCAAAATTCCCATAATTGACCTAAAGACCGAGGGCGAAAAGCTGCTGCAGCTTATTTTGCAATACACCACGGCTAAATCAAAAAAAGATTGA
- the mobB gene encoding molybdopterin-guanine dinucleotide biosynthesis protein B, with product MPKIVAVVGGKHSGKTTIIENLIRQLKTRGYRVGTVKEMVRIPTLDTPETETDRYTTAGAQTVVAVPREETVVFIKRRLGINETLDYLRDMDFVLLEGFEAEKTLPKIIAAKTADETASFNDGLAIAISGIISDSPEETSKAATLQIPLFNAIRDAAKLVEVVEQKAFAKLPALPHCGECGYANCYEMAKALVRGDAEAKGCVLPKKDAFVLEVNGVRIPLKEFPQRAFQGVLENMVLSLEGVPEIREIKIKSTRREPF from the coding sequence ATGCCTAAAATTGTTGCGGTCGTCGGCGGAAAACACTCCGGAAAAACCACCATAATCGAAAACCTGATTCGGCAACTCAAAACCCGCGGTTACCGTGTGGGAACCGTAAAAGAGATGGTGCGCATTCCCACCTTAGATACGCCTGAAACCGAAACCGACCGCTACACCACAGCAGGCGCCCAAACCGTCGTGGCAGTCCCGCGGGAAGAAACGGTGGTTTTCATCAAACGCCGCCTTGGCATAAATGAAACGCTGGATTACCTGCGCGACATGGATTTTGTGTTGCTGGAAGGCTTTGAAGCTGAAAAGACCCTGCCAAAAATAATCGCAGCCAAAACCGCGGACGAAACTGCCTCCTTCAATGATGGCTTAGCCATAGCAATTTCAGGCATCATCTCGGATTCACCAGAGGAAACCAGCAAAGCCGCCACGCTTCAGATTCCACTGTTTAATGCTATCCGCGATGCCGCGAAGCTGGTGGAGGTTGTGGAGCAGAAAGCTTTTGCGAAGTTGCCTGCTTTGCCTCACTGCGGCGAATGCGGATACGCAAACTGCTATGAAATGGCTAAAGCGCTGGTTCGGGGGGACGCTGAGGCAAAGGGGTGTGTGTTGCCCAAAAAGGACGCTTTTGTTCTTGAGGTGAACGGGGTGCGTATTCCGCTTAAAGAGTTTCCGCAACGAGCTTTTCAGGGTGTGTTGGAGAATATGGTTTTGTCGCTTGAGGGGGTTCCTGAAATAAGGGAGATAAAAATTAAGTCAACCCGAAGGGAACCGTTTTAG
- the fdhD gene encoding formate dehydrogenase accessory sulfurtransferase FdhD, translated as MRQVDILKLDLAAGKAEQLPDYVADEVPLQISVNTTYSFVIWCSPLQFKELAVGYLLAEDVLRSADEIAQITVDEAAYTCRITLNSDVDVEERMKHSRVHWRVIPLIKASTSPYERRETIPKVNSHFKVKAQVIIDCINDMNKRAKGFQQTGGLHDSAIYRTDGSLVAFSEDVGRHNTVDKVIGTAVLDHVDLGECFMTITGRVPGDMIYKAAKVGIPLVASMAAVLSSGVVSAKRANMGLVGFVRGKRMNIYSAPEKILF; from the coding sequence ATGCGTCAAGTAGACATCCTCAAACTTGACCTCGCCGCGGGCAAAGCGGAACAATTACCTGATTACGTGGCGGATGAAGTGCCCCTGCAGATTTCTGTGAACACCACCTACTCGTTTGTGATTTGGTGCTCTCCCCTGCAATTCAAAGAGTTGGCAGTGGGGTACCTGCTGGCGGAGGACGTTTTGCGTTCGGCAGACGAAATCGCCCAGATAACCGTCGACGAAGCCGCCTACACCTGCCGCATAACCCTCAACTCCGATGTAGATGTGGAGGAACGCATGAAGCACTCAAGGGTGCACTGGCGCGTAATTCCCCTCATAAAAGCCAGCACCTCACCCTACGAACGCAGAGAAACCATCCCCAAAGTCAACTCCCACTTCAAAGTCAAAGCCCAAGTCATCATTGACTGCATCAACGACATGAACAAACGCGCCAAAGGTTTCCAACAAACCGGCGGGCTGCATGACTCGGCGATTTACCGAACCGACGGGTCCTTGGTTGCGTTTTCGGAGGATGTGGGCAGACACAACACCGTGGACAAAGTCATCGGCACCGCCGTGTTGGACCATGTGGATTTGGGCGAGTGCTTCATGACCATCACGGGACGCGTGCCCGGAGACATGATTTATAAAGCCGCCAAAGTCGGCATTCCTCTTGTGGCTTCGATGGCTGCGGTGCTTTCGTCGGGGGTGGTGTCAGCGAAGAGGGCAAACATGGGGCTGGTGGGGTTTGTGCGGGGCAAACGCATGAACATCTACTCCGCGCCCGAAAAGATACTCTTCTAA
- a CDS encoding molybdopterin molybdotransferase MoeA: MNRPDIRRLPKRANPTEAVEKLLTSIPRNVACTESIPLEQCLGRVLATDVFSVLSLPDYDKTFIDGYALNPQETKAASPAKPATFKIVGKLFPPDHPTTLQLKPGEAVYVACGAPIPKGASASVKVEETRLRDDTVEVVREIKQGEGLIPMGDDMKKGDLLLKKGQVLRSQDAGLLASNRLTRVDVFKKPVVAVISGGDELLKQRENEPSIFANNYALVVAGLVSELGGEPKLMGIMPDALDKVTEKIRQALQSADIVATIGGSSVGVKDFVPDAINALGNPGVVLQGVSLRPGALAGFGVVNGKPVVMLPGHIGSCIGGFYLFMAPLIAAYLGLAADSSVPRVPAVLGEEVHNGPQFRFLLVHLKRADGKLVATPTAGGSSALTTIVKSNGYTLIPPHTNKEKGDTVEVCLFNKLELTQIEV; the protein is encoded by the coding sequence ATGAATCGACCTGACATACGCAGATTACCCAAACGGGCAAACCCCACCGAAGCTGTGGAAAAGTTGCTTACAAGCATCCCCAGAAACGTAGCATGCACCGAAAGCATCCCGCTGGAACAGTGTCTTGGGCGCGTCTTGGCGACGGATGTGTTTTCAGTTTTGAGCCTTCCCGATTACGACAAAACCTTCATCGACGGCTACGCCCTTAATCCCCAAGAAACAAAAGCCGCTTCTCCAGCTAAGCCTGCAACATTCAAAATCGTGGGTAAACTGTTTCCCCCAGACCACCCCACCACCCTGCAACTTAAGCCCGGCGAAGCAGTTTACGTTGCCTGCGGCGCACCCATCCCCAAAGGCGCCTCTGCTTCGGTGAAGGTCGAAGAAACCCGCCTCCGCGACGACACCGTGGAAGTGGTCAGGGAAATTAAGCAGGGCGAAGGGCTCATTCCGATGGGTGACGACATGAAAAAAGGCGACCTTCTTCTCAAGAAGGGTCAGGTTCTGCGTTCCCAAGACGCCGGGCTGCTTGCCTCCAACAGGCTAACCCGCGTGGACGTTTTCAAGAAACCGGTCGTCGCGGTCATTTCGGGCGGCGATGAGCTGCTTAAACAACGCGAAAACGAGCCCTCCATTTTCGCCAACAATTACGCCTTGGTCGTGGCGGGGTTGGTTTCAGAGTTAGGCGGCGAACCTAAGCTGATGGGTATCATGCCTGACGCTCTTGACAAAGTCACGGAGAAAATCCGCCAAGCCCTCCAATCCGCAGATATTGTGGCAACCATCGGCGGCTCCAGCGTGGGCGTGAAAGACTTTGTGCCCGACGCCATCAACGCACTGGGCAACCCCGGCGTCGTCTTGCAGGGGGTGTCGCTGCGTCCAGGAGCCCTCGCAGGTTTTGGCGTCGTCAACGGTAAGCCTGTGGTGATGTTGCCTGGGCACATCGGCAGCTGCATCGGTGGCTTCTACCTGTTCATGGCTCCGCTAATAGCTGCCTACTTGGGTTTGGCTGCGGATTCAAGTGTTCCGAGGGTTCCCGCCGTCTTGGGTGAAGAGGTGCATAATGGTCCTCAATTCCGCTTCCTGCTCGTTCACCTAAAGCGGGCAGACGGAAAACTGGTGGCAACGCCTACAGCAGGAGGCTCAAGCGCCCTAACAACAATCGTCAAATCCAACGGGTACACCCTAATTCCGCCCCACACCAACAAGGAGAAAGGTGACACAGTTGAGGTTTGCCTCTTCAACAAGCTAGAACTGACACAGATTGAAGTCTAA